Proteins found in one Planococcus citri chromosome 2, ihPlaCitr1.1, whole genome shotgun sequence genomic segment:
- the LOC135834806 gene encoding uncharacterized protein LOC135834806 produces MIVRFVVWFLLVGSSLAANSEKTSSSLDGSTKKTQHKQTAQKRSDDGSQTVPQKRGLYGLEAVEIAHAPPLPSFATYSSTPVPLEYSSVGPYVKSTSAYPEVFIKPSSAHLHPHPHPYPVPSPAPYEDAHVISSTPGTLVPPPPPPHGIQLNPHVKEITVTKEVPVPYYVHVEKKVPYPVYIQVPHPYPVTVEKHVPYEVRVPVDRPVPYAVPKPYPVHVPVEKPVPVPVEKHIPYPVKVPVDRPYPVHVPVEKPVPYPVQVLVDRPVHVPKPYPVHVPVEKHVPYPVKVPVPVAVVPSYEKNYHYHDEPSYVKASPSPSPYPYHYPAHPNRYSSPYWSPLFKRNAH; encoded by the exons ATGATCGTTCGATTTGTG GTATGGTTCTTACTGGTAGGCAGTTCGCTGGCAGCGAACTCTGAGAAGACCTCCTCATCACTCGATGGTTCgacgaaaaaaacacaacataaGCAAACAGCTCAAAAACGCAGCGACGACGGCAGTCAAACCGTTCCGCAGAAACGTGGCCTTTATGGTTTAGAAGCTGTGGAAATAGCGCACGCTCCACCTCTACCCTCCTTCGCGACGTATTCGTCGACTCCGGTACCTCTGGAGTACTCTTCTGTGGGACCATACGTGAAGTCGACTTCCGCATACCCCGAAGTGTTCATAAAACCGTCTTCGGCACATTTGCATCCTCATCCTCATCCCTATCCGGTGCCAAGTCCGGCACCCTACGAAGACGCTCACGTAATATCATCGACTCCGGGCACTCTGGTGCCACCACCACCTCCTCCACACGGTATCCAGCTCAATCCGCACGTCAAAGAAATCACAGTCACCAAAGAGGTGCCGGTACCATACTACGTGCACGTCGAGAAAAAAGTCCCTTATCCGGTCTACATCCAGGTTCCACATCCGTATCCGGTGACCGTAGAAAAACACGTACCTTACGAAGTACGAGTCCCAGTCGATCGTCCGGTTCCGTACGCCGTACCTAAACCGTATCCGGTTCACGTACCCGTTGAGAAACCAGTCCCAGTACCGGTTGAAAAACACATCCCTTATCCGGTCAAAGTACCGGTCGATCGACCTTATCCGGTTCACGTACCTGTTGAAAAACCAGTCCCGTATCCGGTCCAAGTACTAGTCGATAGACCCGTCCATGTACCTAAACCGTATCCAGTTCACGTACCCGTCGAGAAACACGTACCGTATCCGGTCAAAGTGCCCGTACCAGTAGCTGTGGTTCCCAGTTAcgagaaaaattaccattatcACGATGAACCGAGCTACGTGAAAGCTTCCCCTTCGCCTTCCCCCTACCCATATCATTATCCTGCTCACCCCAACAGATACTCGTCGCCTTATTGGTCACCTCTGTTTAAACGTAATGCTCATTGA